One part of the Trichoplusia ni isolate ovarian cell line Hi5 chromosome 2, tn1, whole genome shotgun sequence genome encodes these proteins:
- the LOC113507245 gene encoding uncharacterized protein LOC113507245, with protein sequence MKFFIVAVISAMVLAANARFVSLDEALFADLDRSVDEIKSIREAKEVLYIPTTIKDCTNPGCDYICKLLGFKHGTCVSSTTCRCYS encoded by the exons ATGAAGTTCTTCATAGTTGCGGTAATCAGCGCGATGGTCCTGGCAGCTAATGCTAGGTTCGTATCATTGGATGAGGCGCTATTTGCTGACCTTGATAGATCAGTCGACGAAATCA AATCTATAAGAGAGGCCAAAGAAGTTCTGTACATACCAACGACTATAAAGGACTGCACCAACCCTGGATGTGACTACATTTGTAAGTTGTTGGGCTTCAAACACGGTACCTGTGTCTCTTCAACAACTTGCCGATGCTACAGTTAG